The Oreochromis aureus strain Israel breed Guangdong linkage group 7, ZZ_aureus, whole genome shotgun sequence region CTGGGGGAGCCGGAGAGGTCGTTTAGTGAGTTGATGTCTACTTTAACTGATTTTGGGAAGTTATCTGGTTATAAGGTCAACATCTCAAAAACACAGGTGATGACCTTAAATTACACAGCTCCTGCAGCTTTACGTAGGAAATTTAAAGTAAATTGGGATAATGAGAAAATTAAGTACCTGAGAATATATCTGACTGCGGACCTCTCAGGGCTCTTTCAGGCAAACTACGAGTCAATATCTGCAAGTATAAAAGCTGATTTGCACAGATGGAATCTGATCCCCTTTCTGAGTCTCAGCTCCCGGGTAACTGCAATCAAGATGAACATGCTCCCCAGACTGCTTTACCTTTTTAGAAACTTGCCAATAGAAGTGAGCGATTACCAATTTATTGAGTGGGACAAATGGATCTCCAGATTTATCTGGCAGGGCCGAAAGCCAAGGATTAAATATGCCACCCTCCAGcttgttgggtctgttcccacaaaccccgctaattctagagacttattcatcatgaatgaaaacaagacagtcagcgatcgatcgattacttgcgcaagggaggcctcctctgtgtccagcacgaaaatgaccccaaatccggcctcctctcgctgccttttattgagagacagttcacacaaaacacagcaaagcaacgcccacatggttctaaggcattgtatgtatatgtgtgaacctttatatgtaagtaggaatgtgtgtgtgtgtgtgtgtgtgtgtgagacctcctgctgaccaaagggtcgtaaaagcaggaagcttacaacacaagaaaccgatctttcagataggatgtatctccAATAAAACCTCCCTTGTACAAAAATACCCATCTGACGGAGTCGAAGGCTTTCTCAGCATCTAGACTTCCTATTATtgactgagttttgttttttttgtatttgagtAGAGATGTGTAATATTCTCCTAATGTTGTTTGTCTATGGTGAATGAAACCAGTCTGATCTAGATTAATGAGGTCAGGTAGCAGCTTCTCCAGTCTATGGGCAAGAATAGAGGTAAATAATTTGTAATCCAAGTTAAGGACACTGATCGGTCGATAGTTTCCACATTCTCGTTTATCTTTCCCCTCTTTTGGGATAATTGAAATAGTTGCCTCCCTCCAAGAGGGTGAGATTTCTCCCTCCTGTAGGATGTAGTTAAATGACTTCAGCAATATGGGGACTAAATCTACCCTCAGGGTGCGATACCACTGAGAACTGAACCCGTCCGGCCCAACTGCCTTACCTGGTTTTAATCTGGAAAGAGCTGCATTAATTTCTTCCACTGAAATGGGATGTACTAGATACTCATTTTGAGAGACGGGGAGTGAAGGTAATTCTAGAGAGCTAAGAAAGGCATCAATACAATTCTCCTCCATAGCATTGGGTTGTGAGTACAGTTCCCTAAAGGTCTCAAAGCATTTCTGAATGTTTTCTAATTTTGTTTCCAGAATATTAGTTTTGGTGTCCTTGATTTGGTATATCGTACTTTCCTCTAGTTGTTTGCGTAATTTATGTGCCAGGTATTTTGCAGATTTCCCTCCcatctcatagtatttctgcctcAAAAAATTAAGTTATTTTGGGCCTCCTGGGTGTAAATATCATTAATTTCACCCTGTATTTTCCTGATATCCTGCTTTACAGTGGGATTTGCGGTGTTTATGTCTTCCTGTTCTTTCAACTTTAAATTTGCCTGTAGATCTACTAATTTTTGCCCTTTGATTCTCTTTAAGTGGGAGGCGATAGAAATTAATTTACCTCTCATTACCGCTTTGAGCGTATCCCAAAGAATAGTTGGAGATACCTCTCCTGTGTCATTAACTTCTAAAAATTCTTTAATGTCTTCCTTTAATTTGGAAACTATGGCAGGATCATTAAGCAAGTGCAAATTAAATTTCCACAGTGTGGTACGTTTTTCCTAGCCACCTGTAGAGATAGAGAGATAGGACTGTGGTCAGATAGATCTCTCGTTAATATGTCACATTCTCTGAGCCTAAACCTATCAActttaaacatgaaaaagtaGTCCAGCCTTGCATACACTTTAAATGAACCAGAATAGTGAGTGAAATCTCTGGTAGATGCGTAGCGATCCCTCCATACATCTATTATCCCCATCTCTACCATATAGGAATTGACTTTTCTAGTAAGTGCTGTTACCTGATTGGTCGGGGAGGAGGAGTCTAGTTTAGGGTCTAGCCTAAAGTTAAAATCCCCCACAGACAACTATCCCCCGAGAGTCCACCATTAAATCAAACATATTCCTATAGAATAGCCAATCGCTCCCGGGGGGAGcataaacatttaatattgtgATCTCAGACCGCTCTATCCTTCCTGTTATTCTAACAAATCTGCCTTCCTCGTCACAGAGTTCTGAGATATGTTCATAGTTAAGTGTACCAGAGATGAGTATGGCCACACCCTCTTGTGTTTAGACTTGACGGAAGAAGAGAATACATATTTAAAACCCTTTCTTTTCAATCTCAAGTGATCTGCTTGGTTCatgtgtgtctcctgaagtaGTGCAATCTGGGCCTTCTCCTTCCTTAGTTCGGACAGTATCTTACTCATCTTAATCGCATTCAGGACCCCGTTAACATTAAAAGAGATTACTTTCACTGACTCACTACCCATAAAGATATATTAAGTAACCACAGCACATAAACTCAATAGCAGCAGGCAACCCCTCCTAAAACAGTAACAAGTGAAAAAGTtaagaataaacagaaaatatttgaaCATAACTGAAGCTTAAAAGCTCCTAGGCTGGCTTCTGACAGTGGAACACTTCCACTGACACCCTCACAACTTGAAGGGAAACCCCTTATTACTCCCTGAGTTAGGGGGCCTTCCACTGTGACGGCACTCACAGCACGAGAAGCCCCACCCATTTTAGCTCGACAGTAACCATAATTCACCATGTTGTCCATAACAAATACATAACATTAAATTAGTTCTTGTCACGTCTGTATGCTTGCAGCTTCTCTCTATATCCTACAACTCCTCGGTTCTGTCGCGGGCGCCGACCACTAACTCCTCGCCACAGCGGGCATCTTTGTAGTTTTTCTCTGGGGGTTGCCGGTGGTGTAATCACCTTGACCGGCAGGCCCGATTCGCTCAGGTCCGCCGTTGCCTCCTCCACCGTGTTGTAGGTTTTTGCTCCTTCTTCGAAGAAAACCTTAAGGCGCGCTGGGTAGAGGGTCCTAAACCGTAGATTCTTCTCTTTTAGGACCTTTCGTGCCTCTGCATACTCCTTCCTCATAGCCATGATCTCAGGGGGTAAAGCGTGGTCGAGGTTGATCTTGCCACATAAAACCTTTCTTTTGCCAAGCGAGCCTCAGCACTTCTTCTTTGACAGTGAAGCACAGGAATTTTACCAGGATCGATCTGGGTTGGGAGCCGTCCGGTGGGAGTGACGATAACGCTCTGTGTGCTCTCTGAATTTGTAACGATGTTGATGGTGTGATGGCGAGATTCTCCCGGAGTAGCTTCTCCACAAAGTGGGCCATAGATGGAGCTCCCGATTCTGCTCCCTGCGGCACCCCGTATAGTCTGAGCGACTCCCTCCTCGAGTAAGCCTCCAATGATGTTAGTTTTGTTTGAAGCTTTTCCTGCATTGTTAATATCTCGGACAGAATCTCGTCTGTGTTCTGGAGCTTATCTTCGTGTTCAGCAACCCTGGTTTCCACATCGTTGAGCCGCGCGTTGGCTTTGTCCAGCTTGCCCCTTATTTCCAGCAGTTGCGATTTCgtgtcttttcagaattctttCACCTCTTTGCCAACGCCTCTCAGTTCTTTCAGTATCAGTGTCAAACTTGCTGGGTCATCCTCATCTTCTGTCCCAGAACCATCGCGGCTAGGAGTGGGAGAGCGGCCTCGGCCAGCCCCATAGGGGCTAATGTTAGCCCCTTCTGTTAGCTGCACGTTGTCATCTTCAACGCCTTCGAACGTTAACTTCTTAACTCTTTTGTTCTTTCTGGACGTCATTTATGGCCCTTTTTCCTCTTTATGTGCACTTAGATAGTTTATTAATTCATTTGGGGCAGTTTTAATACATTTCAGTCGAGAGCTCTCTTACTAAGTTGCCATCCCCACTTGCGTCAGAACCGGAAGCCcctattttgtgctttttaatgaacttattttaacattgcactcaacaacaaacaaatcctccctAACAAAAAAGTCACTTCAAGGACTAAACTGCATTATATTTCTATGTGTCAACCTATGGGCCACAAGTGGCCCTCAGGTCGCGAGTTTGAGAGCCTGGACTGGACTACAGAAGCAGTATTTTAGGCTGTAGAAGCAGACAGTATCAGCTTCATATAGAATGTGCACGTACCACTTTCATTCAGGTTAATGCAGCTCAGTCCCAGAACAGGAGCAACGCATTTAAAATCCAGTAACCAATGCAAATCTCCATATTTACAAGTCAACTGTCTTCCCTTGAAGGTCTTTTTTAAGTTCAAGCCATCAGTCAGGACCAACACATTTAaggaataatgcagaaaaataagagaatgaataaaaacacCTGAGGTAACTGACACAAATGATCCAGCATTCTGTTTTATTGTCTGTAAGattctgtgttttctgtaataaataagtcaaatatttgattaattataatataagtgaatgtgtttgaaCTGATTTCTTATTTATTCAGAGCGGATTTTACTCCACAGTGTTCAGTTAATAGGAGctgcttttgtgttttaaatgtttcatttcacTTTAATTTATGTATAAACCAGTTAatgtttatacacacacacacacacacacacacacacacacacacacacacacacattcagcttTAGGTTTGTTTGGTGCCTCTGCTGCCCCCTGCAGGCACCAGGAAGCCTCTGCAGATGAACCTGCTGAGCCTCCTGCAGCTCAAAGTGAAGTTCATCACATTCACCACACTGAACACCGGAAATCCACTTTCATAATAAAAGTCCTCTCATTCGTTAAAGTTATTTGAAAAGTTACatgaacatttttacaaattcCCGTTGCACTGAATTATTGACTAACTATATGATCAACCTGTAATTGAGTCAAATTGATATTATGCTCAGTCTCAGtcgcggtcctagcctgtttggcgccccgggCGAACACGCCCTGTGgcgcccccccccaccccccacccccacacacacacacacatgcacataaaacatattaaggattacacattaacataaaactgttgtcggaaccatactgaatttcgccagagaaacacacacacacacatatgaagagagagagagagtatgcatagtatgcaaacggctaccaaacagccatcataattcgtcatacaatgagaacaggacaaatcaacaattgacaatgactaattaatattaaaatctgtaacataatgtattgtttggagtttagtctgttactgttactatttttaccatttcttcttggagcaactgtaacccacattatttccttagggattaataaagtattctgattctgattgtttcaggatgacctgccattacccaatgacacatctgcttacctgtatcttttgctcgtttctcctcttcttttctattttttctaaaccgaggacctgatggctttgaacttttcttgtccatcttccattggttttaattttccaCTCCAGTACAAATCCCCCaactcgaggatcaccacaacataacctaacagacctacaccttagttcacagattcactttgtctaaggtgcatttctgggatttcacacaacccaggattcaaatcatgaatacataatgggcttggatttacaacattatgaatgaaatgtgctctatttggaagcagcagggccctcccctttcgacagattgtgtgtgagactttaaatcatcaaactgtaaattgttacaccccgagtcctaaagtgtatatttattttcttactcttcttatatttattgtttgttttcttgcactgctgtaactggagcctcgtcgtctcgtctctctatatactggactgtctgtagcggagatgacaaagtttactttgacttcagcagcgcgcaggcgcaccgagggctctcgcgctcacttttcgcgtatagaatttcgaaaaaacatcggtgcaaattataagtctgtatcatgatgtccggtgttttcgtgtttgttggtttgtttttattttgttttattttgcgagttggttattagatgctgctccagccacccagagaatcccccgccgccccgccctctcctccctgtgccgcaagcagcaggcgcacctcgcaaacggagggcgcccttactcccagcaaacgggcgatagaaaaccgatcggtgcctatgacattcccaatatgcgctggctgatgtcagggcagcatgagtacgagcaatttttttgttttgttttggggttttttttgccgatgcccgtgatgccgccccccaccacgatgccgccccgggcaaccgcccgtgtcgcccgtatcaaaaaccgctactgagcGCACGGTCTACTTTGTTCTTTAATCACCAAAAACGTCATAAACGGCCTAGTTGGTATTTCATTTTGAAAGTCTAGACCGGAACTTCACCTGTATCGTGTTCTAACCTGACTCGGGTCGAGGCTCGGGTGGTGCTGTGGACATCCTGATGGCTGAATGATGGAGTCCGTGCTGCTGTTCCCGTCGGTTTAAGGCACCTCGCTCAGGAACACCACCTTCATTCTCCTCGATCAACTCACTCCCGCTCAGGTAACGTCACGTGACTCTAAGCGGGTTTTATCTGTGCGGTCATCAGTGTCACCTGCAGAGAGATGCGCGTGTCGTTATGGTGATAGGAACCAACAAACGCGAGGACGTAAAGAAGGGTGCTGATGCTCGTGTTGGTTTCTGTTAATATGGAGTTAGATTATTTTGTTATGACCACCGTGGAAATGAtgtcacctgcacacacctgCAGGAATAAGGGACTGTTTTGGACTAATAACTCTGTCGTCATTTCCGCCTTTCTGCATCGACAGTTAACATGGGAGAGCAGAGGTCACATCCTCCAGGCTCTCACATACATCACCAATCAACTTAAAACAGGTCCCAGCACTGTCTatgataatataatataatataatataatataatataatataatataatataatatgttACAGAATGATAGCAGGTATATTCAACCTGAAGCACagttttattgctgcagctgtttaaattatttttaactgattatttttgaagtgtgctaaattattgttgtttatatttaattattcattgtattaacaaaataaagaggaaataacacaataatattACAGTTATATAATAAGGATATAACATAAAAATGGCTCACGTGTAAGTTCATGCACgtgtttgcagttttttttattgttttattttgtgatttaaTTGAGTTGTTTTACTATTCAGaggttttttatcttttttgtttttatgttattattatcatactGTTCGGTTGTTTGTTTAcgtttaatttatatatatttaagatATCAGAGATGAATCGAGCGTCTCGCCTCATCAGTAAGCGAAAGTAGAGAATCTCCTTACTTACTCACCAAAAGTCCCAAGTTCAGAAGATTATTGACAAATTTCTTTTACAGTATTTGTGAAATCATCATTTTTGcctcatttaaaaaattatatgtTGTAAATCTGCTGTTTTCTTGGTGTTGATGACAAACCTTTCGTCAGCTGTATTTATGTTTAGTTTGCATTTTTCATGTGCGCAGCGTCATGTTGGCCAGGAAGGGCCTCCTGCCGGACGGCTTCCTGCTGACCCGGCTGGCAGAGGACCAGAACCAGCCAAACCGCAGCCGTTCGAGGTCTCAGAGAGCCCGCTTCATCACCAAGACCGGATCCTGTAATGTGGCTCACAAGAACATCAGGGAACAGGTAGAGCAGTGAGTGTGTGGAGTCTCCGCAGAGTTTTTGGTTCTAAGTTATGGAAATGTCTCGTGATGTGGTTCAGCATGCAATGAAAGCTTCAGATTGTTCAGACCGACAATCGCTTATGCAGgacttttctcttttcctgttCTGTGGCAGAATGTAGATAAAAAGCTAAAGAGGACCGAGGGCAGAGCGTCTGGGAGCTCCACTGTGTTTTTTAGCTGTTAAACATCCTTTTACTTTGATAAGCCAGAATCCAAAAGAAGTTAGATGTTGTTATGGGTGATGGGAAGAAAAGGTCCGGGGGTAGAACAACTTTTGGGTTGGGTTTGCTGACGGGAGGCTTTGTGGTGTGGTTCAGGGTCGCTTCCTGCAGGACGTTTTCACCACCATGGTGGACCTGAAGTGGCAGCACTCCCTCCTCATCTTCACCTCCGCCTTCCTCTGCTCCTGGATGCTCTTCGCTATGATCTGGTGGCTCCTCGCCTTCGCTCACGGAGACCTAGAGCCCCGCGACCCCAACGGCGACCCAGGCCCAGTCCCCTGCGTCACCGCCATCCACTCCTTCACCTCTGCCTTCCTCTTCTCCATTGAAGTCCAGGTGAGAGTTGCTCCCTGGTGATGCTGGTGTAGACTTCTGTCTTGTGGTAATCCTGGATGCTTCCCATCTAGGTGACCATCGGTTTTGGCGGCAGGATGGTGACGGAGGAGTGTCCGCTGGCCATCACCGTGTTGATCATTCAGAACATTTTGGGGCTGATCATCAATGCCGTGATGCTTGGCTGCGTGTTCATGAAGACAGCGCAGGCCAACCGGCGAGCAGAAACACTCATCTTCTCCAAAAACGCCGTCATAGCTCCTCGAAATGGCCGGCCAACTTTCATGTTCAGAGTTGGAGATCTGAGGAAAAGCATGATCATCTCAGCCACCGTCCAGCTGCAGGTGACCTACAACTTCAGCTGAGCTCCACATCAcgcatacaaaacaaaacagccccACTGAAGATACAGACACAAAACTGAAATCTTCTCTCCAGGTGATCCGGCGGACGGTGACGTCAGAAGGCGAGGTGATCCCCGTGTGCCAGCTGGACATCCAGGTGGAGAACCCTCTGAGGAGTAACGGCATCTTCCTGGTGTCTCCTCTGATCATCAGCCACACCATGGAGCGAGGGAGTCCTCTCTACGAGCTGTCCGCCCAGTCTCTGGCTTCCGAGGACCTGGAGATCATCGTCATCCTGGAAGGTGAGAATTTTACCTTCCTttatataatccacccactgttgtCATCTTCTCTGCTAAcacagagcagctatctgaacgctactccaacagaggtcgatcatcttgttaataactTTGCCtgctcactacgtacgactctggatactgtaactgctgtgaaaactaaggcctcaaatcagaagtacctgactccgtggtataattctcttTAATtcgctttagtgaaggttacaaatgatcttcttatggcctctgacagtggactcatctctgtgcttgtcctgctagacctcagtgcagcgttcgatactgttgaccataatatcctattagagcgattagaacatgctgtaggtattacaggtactgcactgcagtggtttgtatcatatctatctaatagactccaatttgtacatgtaaatggagagtcctcttcacacactaaggtcaattatggagttccacagggttcagtgctaggaccaattctgtttacattatacatgcttcccttaggcagcatcattagaagacatagcatacattttcactgctatgctgatgacacgcagctctatctatccatgaagccaggtaacacacaccaatgagttaaactgcaggaatgtcttaaagacataaagacctggatggccgctaactttctgcttcttaattcagatcaaactgaggttattgtactcggccctgaaaatcttagaaatatggtatctaagcagattcttactctggatggcattaccttggcctccagtaatgctgtgaggaaccttggagtcatttttgaccaggacatgtccttcaatgcacatattaaacaaatatgtaagactgctttcttccatttgcgcaacatctctaaaattagaaatatcctgttgttgtgatttggattGAACTTTAAAAAGAGTCCTGAAGGCGCCTGCAGCTGTAAAGTGACACTGAATGAATAAAACTTCTGGAGGTGTTTGACCTTTAACTTCAGGTCTGCATGTGCcctctgtttcttcttttagGTGTGGTGGAGACGACGGGGATCACCATGCAGGCTCGGACCTCTTACATACCCGAGGAGATCCTGTGGGGGAGGCGCTTCGTCTCCATCATCACGGAGGAGGATGGCAGGTACTGCGTCGACTACTCCAAGTTCGGAAACACTGTTCCCGTCCGGATGTCGTCTCTCAGCGCCAAGGAGCTCGACCAGACCAGAGGAGTCCAGGAAGGAGTGTCTGACGTCCAGCTGCAGGGTTGGGGGCTGGTCCGAGCCGGCAGAGGGGGCTTCCGCAGAGGAGGGCGGGCCTACAACAGCTCCGCCCCTCAGCCCTGGTACGCCCAATCAGAGAAAGCAGAGAAGGAGGTGGAGCAGAAGGGACAGAAAAAGACAGTCCAGCTGGAGGTGATCGGACGGCAGATTGAAGGGGACGCGCTCGGAGAGCTGAGTGACTGAACACAGCGCCCACTGCTGTACACCCAGGTGAACTGCACTGCACTCATGTGCCTGTTAAAGGATGCTGATCTCCCACAATGCAATGCACAAAGGTTTCTCAGAGCTGGAAGACATTAAATATTTGTGTAGAAGACAGAAattaacattattttaaaaacactgaatgtTATAGATGGAACACGTTAGTGATAATACTCATTATAAATATACGTTTACCACATACTCCCCTAAACTATTGAATTTATGACAACAGAGACAGGAAACTGaccacaacatgttttttggtttgtgtcCATCGTGTTCATACTGACTATTTTAATAGACTTAAACTGCTGATTTTAAACTGATTTTAGG contains the following coding sequences:
- the kcnj11l gene encoding potassium inwardly rectifying channel subfamily J member 11, like, with the protein product MLARKGLLPDGFLLTRLAEDQNQPNRSRSRSQRARFITKTGSCNVAHKNIREQGRFLQDVFTTMVDLKWQHSLLIFTSAFLCSWMLFAMIWWLLAFAHGDLEPRDPNGDPGPVPCVTAIHSFTSAFLFSIEVQVTIGFGGRMVTEECPLAITVLIIQNILGLIINAVMLGCVFMKTAQANRRAETLIFSKNAVIAPRNGRPTFMFRVGDLRKSMIISATVQLQVIRRTVTSEGEVIPVCQLDIQVENPLRSNGIFLVSPLIISHTMERGSPLYELSAQSLASEDLEIIVILEGVVETTGITMQARTSYIPEEILWGRRFVSIITEEDGRYCVDYSKFGNTVPVRMSSLSAKELDQTRGVQEGVSDVQLQGWGLVRAGRGGFRRGGRAYNSSAPQPWYAQSEKAEKEVEQKGQKKTVQLEVIGRQIEGDALGELSD